In Candidatus Methylacidiphilales bacterium, the genomic stretch ACCTTTGCTTCCTGTTGCCGGGAAACCGATGATCGACCATGTGCTGGATCATCTGGCGCAGATCCAGGGCATTTCGCGGGTGCTGGTGGTGACCAACCACAAATTCATCACGCATTTTGAAAAATGGGCCGCGGGCTATGACCGCAAGCACGGCAATTTTGATTTTAAAATCATCGATGACGGTTCCACGTCCGACGACGACAAGCTGGGGGCGATTGGAGATATCAATCTGGTCATCAAGAAGGAAAATTTGCAGGAGGATTTGATTGTGGTGGCGGGCGACAACCTTTTTGACCATTCGCTGGCCGGGTTTGGCGATTTTTGCAAAAAACAAAACGCGCCGGCTGTTGGAATTTATGATGTGGGCGATATGGAGCTGATCAAAAAATATAACAGCCTGACTTTGGACGACGCGGGAAGGATCACTTATTTTGAGGAAAAGTCGCCCAATCCGAAAAGCAGCCTGACTGCGATTGCGCTTTATTATTATCCGAAGTCGATGATTCCCATGATCCGTCAATATGTGGACGAAGGCAACAATCCGGACCAGCCCGGACGCCTGGTGCAATGGTTGTACACGCGGACCCCGGTTTATACCTGGAAGGTGCCGGGCCAATGGTTTGATATCGGCGGCAAGGAAAGCCTGGAAGAGGCGGATCGCATCTTTCGGAATAAAGCTTGAACGTCCGTGCAGCCATTTTTGTTGGCATGCTTGTGTGGTATGTCGGCGCCTTCTGCAGCGTTGGAGCGGAGTTGCCAGCCTCCTCCATCTCCAAG encodes the following:
- a CDS encoding nucleotidyltransferase family protein; this encodes MQLLILAAGYATRLYPLTLNQPKPLLPVAGKPMIDHVLDHLAQIQGISRVLVVTNHKFITHFEKWAAGYDRKHGNFDFKIIDDGSTSDDDKLGAIGDINLVIKKENLQEDLIVVAGDNLFDHSLAGFGDFCKKQNAPAVGIYDVGDMELIKKYNSLTLDDAGRITYFEEKSPNPKSSLTAIALYYYPKSMIPMIRQYVDEGNNPDQPGRLVQWLYTRTPVYTWKVPGQWFDIGGKESLEEADRIFRNKA